The Aspergillus nidulans FGSC A4 chromosome VII nucleotide sequence CTAGTGCTAACCATATGACGATCGAAAAAGCTCGTCGGAAATAAGTTTCCAAAGAGTGACGACCGACCAACCAAGCGTGTTGGCTCTTTATTACCACCAGGGAGAACAGCAAGCAACGGACGTGCTAAGGTATACCTGTGGATGCAGCTGGCTAGTAACCTCGTACCTATAATTCCATAAAGCCCCTTCTCTTACACAAGCTGGATGAGTCACAGCTGGAAATCGATACTGGCTGAATGCGGGATGCTGGATTACTTATCGATAAGCGAACCTTGGGAGGTTTTTCCCGCCTCAAATTTTCAAGGCCCCTCCATCACCCATGAAACGGCATTAACTCATTCTCACATCTTGTCTCGAGGATAATCTCGTTGCACAAAAATGGCTACCCCTTCAGAACCAGCACCGACCAATTGTAAGGTCATGCTCTCGAAGCATGTTGCGAATGGCCTGCTCGCAGAAGTTTCTGAGGGTATCAAGACCCTAGAGAAGCCGCCTCATCTGGTCGGATTCCTGGCGAACAATGATCCTGCGGCGCTGATGTACGCGCAATGGACCGAGAAGACATGTCATGAAAAGTGAGCCTTCTTTTGTTCGTTCGTATCCTGCTCCCCTACGCCCATTGGTCGCGGCGTAGTGTTGTTCGTGTCATGTCCGTTTTGTTGTGTTCCCTCAAAATCACCTACATCCCGGGCCCTGTATCTCGTAGCTAACGTAGATCTATCTCATGGATATAGTGGATTCCGATATTCCCTGCGCGAAGTTCACCGTGATAaccttgaagaagcaatCCTGGCCGCAAATGTCGACCCTGACGTCGACGGCATCATCGTCTATTACCCCATATTCAACAACCGTCAAGACCAATACCTGCAGCAAATTGTGGACGTGTCCAAGGATGTGGAGGGTCTCAGCCATCGTTACATTTTCAACATGTACCAGAACATCCGCTTCCTCGACCCGGAGACCAAGCGCCAGAAATGCATTTTGCCCTGCACGCCTCTCGCAATCGTCAAGATTCTGGAGCACCTAAACATTTACAACACAGTTCTGCCGTATGGTAACAGGCTACATGGTCATACTATCTGCGTTGTTAACCGCTCTGAGGTTGTGGGCCGGCCGCTTGCTGCGTTGTTGGCGAATGATGGTGCCTGCGTGTATAGCGTCGATATCACTGGTATCCAGAAGTTCTATCGGGGAACGGGTCTGAAGTTGGGCAGAcatgaggttgaggatgtaGAGGGAAAGGAGCTGAAGGATATTGTCCCGCTGTGTGATACCGTTATCTCTGGTGTCCCTGGGGACAAGTACAAGTTCGACACTAGCTTGCTGCGAGACGGTGCCGTGTGTATCAATTTTTCAAGCGAGAAGGTATGTTTATCTCTTCACGGCCACTAGCTGGCATCTTGCTTATACAGGAGTAAACAGAACTTTGGTCCTGAAGTTAAGCAAAAAGCCTCCATCTTCGTGCCCTCAATCGGGAAGGTGACTATCGTCGTTTTGCTCCGGAACTTGCTGGTAAGTCCTGAGACTTTATTACAAATGCGCTCAAAACTGACTACATTTCAACAGAGACTCATTCAGAACAAGAGAATGGACGACATtaagcctgctgctgctaccgaGCGTCCTGGCACTCTGGAGGCTGCTTCATAGAAAGTGGTGTCGGTCAAAAGATGTTATCAAGCGCATGGAGATAAGATTTCCCTTGTTCAAACGTTAAacttgcttttttttttgtctgCCTTATATAGACTCTGCTTATCATCTCAAAATCTTATGATAGAGCGCAATGGGAAGTGAAGGGCCGCTAATGGTGAAGTCAACGGCTCAAGCGCAGTCATGCTGGTTTGGTAAGCCAGTTAGGGTTGTATCTCAACATGGAGTAGGTAGACCATGAATGCTTGGAAGATCTTAAGAAGGGACTCTTCATTCAGTTGCATACCTGCATCTGGCACATTCCATACTTCGACTACCTTCGCTTCTTCGCATCCTTGACCTCCTTGTTCTCAGTCTCCTCGACTCCCACCACGCTAGCCACGCCACCGGTTTTCTTCCTGGTTTCCTGAGCGGCCAGGCGTAGCACATTAATCTCATTCGCAAGCCACTTGCGCAAAGGCTCCGGATGGAATGTCCCGTCAGCAGAGAACCAAGCTGTAAACGGCGACacgatctccttctcctctaaAACGCTGTTCGAAGCCGATTTATACTGAATCTGCAGTCTGTAGAGAGGCGTGTGCTTCTTCACGGACGAGCGAATAGATATCTATTCATAGCCGTATTAGAAACTACGCAAGTCGCCAACAGTCGCTCCGCTCCCTTCCCCTGAGTGAAAAAACCAAAGGAATAGACATTATTGAGAAGATACATACCGTCTCCCCAGACTTGCGCTTCCCCCGAAAGACCTCGCTAGCCTCGACGGCCCAGACCCAGTACGTGAGCAGCGAGTTTAGAATGAAGTACGAACCAACTGCGGCAATAACCCATGACGATGTCGTCGCTTCCCAGCCAAGCTTGCGGTCCGCGTAGAACGTGAACGCTGCGATTGCGACGGCGCTGTAACCGACGATGAAACGAACATTTGTCTTGAAGTGGTCTTGCTTAAAGGTGTAGGGCTGCGGGAGGGTGGTAAGGTAGGGGACTAAGGCGTCGTCTGTTGTTGATTTGAGGTCTGTGTTTGTTTCAAAAAGGAATTAGTACATGTATCGAGAATTAAGCAGATGCGGATGTTAGTTGGTTCAGAGTGCTGTGAGCTGTAGACTCAGTTACTGCCAGCATACCATTCGGGGAGTAGACGGGCACCTTGGGGGCAGCTTCCGAAGACATTGCGTAATTAATAAATGGTTAAAGAATGATATGATGCGGGCGCGTAGGAGGCAGTAGCAAAATAGAAAGAAGCAAGAGGGTTATTTTTGATGGGTATGCTTAGAGCTGCTGCGTGTAGTTGCGGCGAGCTGTCCCTTTCGGCGCTAAAGCGGCAGTATGGACTAGATTCAGGTCCGCCGCCTTGTCGGACCCTGTGGGGATTCGATGTTCGAACACTTCTCTTGATCATTGCCAGCTACAGCTTACACCTTGGCTCTCCCTTCACATCAATATGGCATTGCAAGGTGTAGAGCAAACGATCCTTCGGGATCCGGCTCTATTGTGAGTACACCTAGTCCATATTCACGGATCTGTGAGACGAGACTTACCTGAAACTCGCAGTTACTGGATTTTGATTCCTATCTCCGTTGTCATGGTAAGACCCATTCTAATAAACATATTCAATCTTTCCTAACAAACCCAATAGATTCTGACCGGCATGCTCCGACACTATGCTACAATCCTAATGAACTCCCCTCCGAAGCCTCCCGCGACCCTAGCAGAATCCCGCGAGCGCCTCTCCCTGTTCCGCGCCGTCAACCTGCGTAACCACGCCCCAGCTGTGCTGTCGAAAGAGGCTTTTGAGATGCGAAAAAACTACCTTGTCACGGGCTTTCAAACCGGCGCCTTTTTGAAGGACCCCAACAGTCGCGGCCAGCCACCCGCTAACCCAATGTCAGATCCCGCTGCTATGGAGGGCATGATGGGAATGATGAAGGGAaatatgatgatgatgattccgCAGACCCTGATTATGAGCTGGATAAATGCTTTTTTTTCGGGCTTCGTCATTTGTAAGCAGGCTATGCCTGTCTGTCTACTGTTTATGAATTGCTAATGGTGCTTGGTGCAGTGAAGCTCCCGTTCCCTCTTACCATCCGCTTCAAGTCGATGCTGCAGTCTGGTGTCATGACTCGTGACTTAGATGTGCGATGGGTGTCCAGTCTGTCTTGGTATTTCCTGAACTTGTTCGGGCTGCAGTCTGTTTTTGGATTTATTCTCGGCAGTGATAACGGTGAGTTTTCCGTTTGCTCTCTTTGCTACCGTGTCGAAGATTTTGCCTCTTGCTAACTACGTTGTAGCTGCCAACCATATGGCTCAGCAGATGGGCCCAATGGGTCCCGCTGCTGGAGCAAATCCGTTCCAGCCTGGCCAAGATCCGCATAAAATGTACCTGAACGAAGCAGAAAACCTCGAGGTTTTTGAACATTTCAGCATTCTCGATGGCATTGAGGATAGAGTTCTGCGCAAATATGGTGCTGCTCAATAGCGGGGCAGGATGACGCTTTCGTGGAATACTGGTTCTTTACATGCCATGATTTTAGGCGGTTCGATCTACACTATCCAACTCGAATGCAGTAATAGATGATAAGAATTATGCAGCCACATCGGATCGCCGATTTGGTACAAGATGAATAAAATTGATACAAGGGAAACAAAGCCCCAGTTGATAGATACCGATATGTGACGCCAGGAAGGTCATAATCAGTCCGTAATCAGTCTGTTTAATTGATAACCCCATCGATTACCCATACCTCGCCGTTAGAAACCTGCTCTGCAATGCTCTCTACCCTGATTCTTTCCGGCTCGATCTGAGAAGCCTCTATTAGCATCTGAAAAGCTGTCGTTCGCTACATAGTACTCACATATATTCTGTCCCCGTCTTTTCTCCACGTCAACTTATCTCCTCCAAGTGTTTCcgcctcctctccctccctccAAGGACTCTGAGCCACAACATGAGCAGAAACAAACCGTTCCAGGTTACGTTTCGCCCGATCTTGTCCCTTGTCTCCCTCATACGCGTTCATTTCCCCGAACTTCTCGTAATCATCGGGATTCTCCCAGGGCTTGTGCGGAAGATCTTGGATAGCACTATTACGAGGTGCCAGAACCGTCACATTTTGTGTTTGGTCCTTTAGCCGCCTTTCGACGGTTTCAAACTGGCGGGTGAGTGATGCGTAGATGTTGATACCGCGGGTCTTGGGCAGGACGTCAGATATAGTGGGCTCATTATTGGCCCCGCCCTTCACGGTCACTGTCCGCTTATTATCCTCTGATGGGGGTGCCATCACTGCTCCTCTAAGCGGCTGCTGGTTGCTCAACCACTCCTTGAGTCCGTCGAGGTCCTCTATGCTTCGCGCGTGGCGTGAGCGAGGCTTGTTGAGTAACGGCTCCGGGATACGCTTGCGATATGCAAAGTATGGCAAGCTCCACGCTGTTGAGATACTGCAATagaagaacaggaagagaaCGAGTGCTGTTGTTGATAGCTGTCGCATCTTAAGTCCAATATAAAAAGCTGACGATTTTGCCAACTACTTTAATCTTCAGCTGTTGGTTTCTCTATCCGATGAATCAATCCATGACGCAACCTCCATGGCGGGTGGATCCATCCACGTGAGTCCGCGGAGAACCCTTCAAGTGGGATAAAGCACGTGATTAGCATTGATAAGGGCCATTTGGAGGACCACAAAAATGCATATAAGTATGTCAATTGCTCTCGCGCGTCGCTGTTAGGGTTGATTGAAAAGATGTCAGCCTTGCAGACGTTTATGCTGGTCGTCGACCATGACAAACAGGAAGCTCGGCAGATTGCCGAGCGAATTGCCCAGGGTATCAAAGACCCCTCCATGAACTGCCGATACTATGGGCTAACAGTTGCGGTTGTTTAGATATcgagaacaagaagacgACCCTCGTTGAAGTCGTGCAATCTCTGGGAGAATACGTCAATGACGAAGATCCACTACTTCGCGGCAAGGCCGTTTCCTACCTGAGCGCGGTGATCAAGGCGCTTCCTCCAAAATTCCTCACGAGACAACAGGTCCAGGTCCTGACGACTTTCTTCTGTGACCGGATCGGAGATGCAGGCGCGGTTACTGGACTTGAGACGTTGCAGAAACTAGACAGGTTCACGAAGGAGATGGCTGAGGAATTGGCGACAGCGTGAGTGTTAGCTATCTCTATCGCATTGCCGCATCCCCCCGCCGCGTTTGGAATCATGAGGGCTGACCTGCAGAATACAGGCTGTTCGAGAACTTCAATACCTTGCAATCTCGTGCGCAGTCTCAGAGATTTCAGGTGTATCAGCTACTCAACGAGTTGATGTCCAATCACCGATCTGGTTTGTCGCGGCTTCCTTTCGGCGTCTTCCGTATACTGACGGGTTAGTCTTACATAATATGGGCGACACTTCTCTCGTCGGGATGGTAGATCTCATGACAGGTGAAAAGGATCCGCGCAACCTTATGTTGGTGTTCTCTATCCTTAAAGTGATCATGGTTGAGTGGGATATCTCAAGGCACGTAGAGGTAAGCCTCTTCAATCACGATGCTTTTGAGGCAAATTCTGACTTAAGAAGCTGTTGTTTGATTCTGTCTACAACTACTTTCCTATTACGTTCAGGCCGCCGCCAAACGATCCTTACGGGATCACTGCACAAGACCTAAAGGACCGCCTGCAAGACTGCATTTCATCGACGAGTCACTTCGCGCCCCATTCTATCCCGGCTTTACTGGATAAACTAGATTCAACTTCTCAGAACGTTAAGGTATGCAATAATAACCTAACGCCACCGTGCACATAATCTAACATGCTCAAAGAAAGACGCACTGAATGCCCTGATTGCCTGTATCAATTCATATAATCCCGATACCGTGTCTACGTATTCAATCACGATATGGGAGACGCT carries:
- a CDS encoding signal peptidase complex subunit 2 (transcript_id=CADANIAT00008153) — protein: MPYTFKQDHFKTNVRFIVGYSAVAIAAFTFYADRKLGWEATTSSWVIAAVGSYFILNSLLTYWVWAVEASEVFRGKRKSGETISIRSSVKKHTPLYRLQIQYKSASNSVLEEKEIVSPFTAWFSADGTFHPEPLRKWLANEINVLRLAAQETRKKTGGVASVVGVEETENKEVKDAKKRR
- a CDS encoding methylenetetrahydrofolate dehydrogenase (NAD(+)) (transcript_id=CADANIAT00008152): MATPSEPAPTNCKVMLSKHVANGLLAEVSEGIKTLEKPPHLVGFLANNDPAALMYAQWTEKTCHENGFRYSLREVHRDNLEEAILAANVDPDVDGIIVYYPIFNNRQDQYLQQIVDVSKDVEGLSHRYIFNMYQNIRFLDPETKRQKCILPCTPLAIVKILEHLNIYNTVLPYGNRLHGHTICVVNRSEVVGRPLAALLANDGACVYSVDITGIQKFYRGTGLKLGRHEVEDVEGKELKDIVPLCDTVISGVPGDKYKFDTSLLRDGAVCINFSSEKNFGPEVKQKASIFVPSIGKVTIVVLLRNLLRLIQNKRMDDIKPAAATERPGTLEAAS
- a CDS encoding ER membrane complex subunit EMC3 (transcript_id=CADANIAT00008154): MALQGVEQTILRDPALFYWILIPISVVMILTGMLRHYATILMNSPPKPPATLAESRERLSLFRAVNLRNHAPAVLSKEAFEMRKNYLVTGFQTGAFLKDPNSRGQPPANPMSDPAAMEGMMGMMKGNMMMMIPQTLIMSWINAFFSGFVILKLPFPLTIRFKSMLQSGVMTRDLDVRWVSSLSWYFLNLFGLQSVFGFILGSDNAANHMAQQMGPMGPAAGANPFQPGQDPHKMYLNEAENLEVFEHFSILDGIEDRVLRKYGAAQ
- a CDS encoding uncharacterized protein (transcript_id=CADANIAT00008155); translation: MRQLSTTALVLFLFFYCSISTAWSLPYFAYRKRIPEPLLNKPRSRHARSIEDLDGLKEWLSNQQPLRGAVMAPPSEDNKRTVTVKGGANNEPTISDVLPKTRGINIYASLTRQFETVERRLKDQTQNVTVLAPRNSAIQDLPHKPWENPDDYEKFGEMNAYEGDKGQDRAKRNLERFVSAHVVAQSPWREGEEAETLGGDKLTWRKDGDRIYIEPERIRVESIAEQVSNGEVWVIDGVIN